DNA from Malus sylvestris chromosome 11, drMalSylv7.2, whole genome shotgun sequence:
tcttgatgtcacacacaccaatgactcgagactagtcactctccctgagagaagacacaacacgtactgatcttaacagactgtcaatgcccaattggcaatcctatgatcaggaacgtttaggatgtgtctacgaaagaatggtctcatgaatctaacttctttagattgcattctcccaatcacatattccttggactttatcgtttaagcatataacatttatatgagacggctcaaacaataatctttgccctttatagttaaactagattagtttaacatgtgaaatgtccgtaaagtatcatcatatgattggttttagggcacatttccaacacaatcaccctaccatgctgcatcaacacacatcctagaccattcaaggaagcatcactgtagatcTCAAAATTACCATTATCATCTAGAAGTGctaaaacaggtgcatgagtgagacaatATTTCAACTGCTGAAAACTCTGCTTATAgttatcatcccactcaaatttaacatccttcctAGTTATCCTCGTCAGTGGTAAAACAATAACTGAAAAATCTTTAACAAATCGACTATAATAACCagctaggccaagaaaactccgtacctcagtgacggttcgtggtTGCTCCCAATTTTCAACAGCTGCTACCTTTTGAGGATCCACCAGAATACCTTGAGCAAAtataacatgtcccaaaaatgccacttgatctagCCAAAATTGGcacttgctaaacttagcatacaaatggtgttccttcaatttcttcaacaccaaagtaagATGTCGAACATGCTCCGATTTAGACTTAGAGTACACTAGAATATCGTCAATAAAGACAATGAAAAACCTGTCTaaatattgctggaatactcaattcatcaaatccataaaagctgcaggtgcattatgataagagcatatttatgcgacttaattagcttgtttccttgtatttacgttgctagtacttagtaattttagtattttaagctattttcgtgcaatttcaggttttaaggacaaagtatgcaaacatgtgcattttggagccttttggagcagttttgggcatcaaatggattgcatatgcttggaggtaagaagatggacgaaattgaagatcaaatgagcttaggattgaatgatgatgtgaagaattggattcaagacaaataaagaacgaagtgttcaaaattggaagccaaagtttctaaagttggaagtttctattcttggaggtttccattcttgataGTTTCTATTCGTggcttggaagtttcctaatctttcctcacctatgttccagccacaaaGGGATTCCAAAACATATTAGGGCACTTAATTGgttgttctagaagccctaaacctTCCCTAAAGTCCTTGCCGCACAAAAGCATcctttctttcctattttctgatcTTAAAACCACATTCCCTTTTATTCAAGCAaccagccgcacctttcccctctttcttacctattttctAACCCAAAATTACATTCCCCTTTGTTCTAAAGCCTTGCCATACAAGGGGATAggattcttacctattttgtgccttaaaacacattcctaaatttGTCCTACAATTTCTGCcgaatttccctttccttttctctttaattcctgcacctttcttgcctattttctgacccaaaatcaCATTCCTTTTCCTACATAAATCCTTCCctaaaactacttcaaattcgtaGCCCTTCCTTCCCCTATAAATAAAGACCCCTTTCTGACCATTCTAAGcattccacccttcaccataacctacctacatccatccaccaccacaattcaccacaaatcatcaccaaacacccttgtgtcgcagcaaagaagaaagaaggagacccttggacgtgcttgccattcaagacattggattgttggagcgttcctaggtgttttcattctttgttttcaatgtctaaatttatgtatctttgttttgcgtttatgaggaactaagcccttcttagttagggggtaattcgaaaccatgttcatgcttgcaatatgaattgattacttttggttgtgatttcataagttgtgaattcaattcgtttaactgcttgattgataacgtattcgtgtatgttagttaagagtgcacgcttagttttcatgcatgaatatgatgctagaatataagggagtttcacctaatagttacaaacttatattcacaagtagtggaggtcgcttataaacgatcgcgttaaatgaattcttggcataagtttcatgctcatcatagtaacgagtgcctcgtcaatacttatagttctcatgttgcttaatgatctttgattgtatctttattgtgcttttcacgtaaaggacttttgaagaatgtgttgagttgttgtatgcgttttcccatccaattcaataacttaaggagaacttgaaggttaatttaagcggacctaattaacctggggtgttgagtttcatgatttattgaacgaacaactgaaaattggtttgtatgcaagtgtgtcatgtgtggagaagaaccctctagctatcccatcatccatagtttgaTCCAAATTCGTCTAGAATCTGTTTtcaatttacaatctgttttgcaagtttaatttcgtccaaaatcaaaacCCCCTTGACTTTATTGAGTCATATTAGATAGAAAGTACTTTAGTTTGTGtctttaagtgttttggttcaAGTTATAactcaatttcgtccaaattagtgttagagctcaaaactgcccagtttgtgtttttaggcagttttgagtgtttttagcttgttttgagtcttttgagtttgttttgagtcttgtgagtcttgttaagtgtttttaagtttatttttgtgtttctaggtcagtttagagtagattagcaatccctcctaatccccggtccagaacgatccctacttatccatactacaattgtcaacaagagggtttaatttgtgtgttaagttaatttacgCATcacattagttaacccgaatggcatcacaagaaactcataatgaccataatgAGTCCTAAAAGTTGTCTTAGGGACATCCTCACTTCTGATCTTCAATTGATAATAATcagacctcaaatcaatctAAGAAAACACACAGACGCCTCaaagttgatcaaataaatcatctatacgctgcaatggataacggtttttaattgttactcgattcaattgcctataatcaatacatagccTCAAAGTCCTGTCTTTCTTCCCACAAATAAAACCAGAGCTCCCctactaggctgaataaaaccaactaattcttgcaactgaatcttcaattccctcaattcagcaggagccatttgATAAAGCGTTAAAAATATAAGATCTGTACCTGGAAGTAAATCAATAGTAAACTCCACGTCTCGGTCTGACGGTAATCTAGGTAAATCATAAGGGAATACGTCAGGAAAATGCCTAACTACTCGTACATTCCCCACACTACTAGGAGTattatcattcaacaccacatgagctaaatatccttgacaacctttcTCTAACAACCTTTTAGCCCTTATGgtagaaataacaccatgtctcaccctACTACGCTCGCCCACAAATGTAACCTCAGGCAATCCAGGACAAAGGAAAGTAACTGACTTCTTGTAGCAATCTATATTGGcatgattataatgcaaccaatatgTGCCCAAAataacatcaaaatcaacaatatctaaCAGGATGAGGTTAGCTAGCATAACAACATCCTCCACTAACACGGGACATCCTGGATAAACACAACTAACATAACATctctcccctctaggcatagcaaactctaaatcatacccaagaggtgtaggatgaggttgtgtcatttgagcaaactTATGAGAAATAatagaatgtgtagcaccacaatcaattaatactctagcaaaatgaccaagaatattcaacGTACCTATAATCAAATCAAGATTATTCTGAGCATCATGCAATGTAATGTGGTGAATACGTCCCTTAGCCTGCTATCTTCCTCCACGACCTCTATTAGTTTGACTACCACGTCCCTGCACACTACGCCCCTGACCTGGTTGATTAAGCTACCTCGCTACCACTGGGCATGTTTTATGAATCTTCAATTCGCAGcagaatctcataaaactcctggtaagttGCACAAGGAATCGTGGTCACCATAGAATGCCATTTCTTCCAAGTACCCAACCTGAAACAACAAAGCATCTCAACCGGATTAGCAGCCACCTCCAGATCATAGTGAGACAAATCAGTAAACCTCATGTAGTACTCATTAGCTGTCATTTTTCCCTGTTTCAAATTTGTAAACTCTTGCCTTCTTGTGATCTATATAATATGGATGAATGAATCTTTTTTGAAATAACTACTTAAAAACTTCTCAATCAGCAGGTTCCTTTAGTGATAACTGATAAGACTCCTGTCTTTACCACGATGCAGGTTCCGGACCTAAAAATCAGGTAGTCGTCTCAACCCATTTATCTTCCGGAAGATTtccctgactctgcatcactcGAAAAGTCTTCTCAATATGATTAAGCCACCGCTCTGCtccttcatgtccttcattacccatgaaatgatTCAACTTTAAATTATACACAGTCTCTAGATGAGTCATTTGGGGAGCACGAAACGAAGACTGAATAGCATTGGCTATAGTTTCCCCAAACTGAGCAATATCAAGGAAACTAGACTTAGCTGAAGGActtggctctctacgaggcggcatattTCTGATAGAAAACACCAAAATAATTAGAATATTCACAAGATATGTAGGACTGCCAaaactaggctctgataccaaagtgacacaccccgacctaaatcaaggcatgctggccgacaCGTGAAGGtgatgtagccatgtgcacagtgcggaagaaTAACGATATAAagaaatacgaataaataaaaaccaaaccaactagaacactagataagataaggtgcaagATGAGGATAAGTGTGACTACACATAACCAGAGCGTaggtagcctaagtgcagtccagcaggatgaatactaattatacaataccaagGATGGTCCTACATTTGTGATGATAGTTAGAACCATCGTCAATttctcgtgagccaccaacgagcacttctacctaaaacgtggaggggtgcaaaacaaaaagtgtgagtgggaaaaaacaaagcttttcaaaaccatttcatttatcaaaagtaGTAAACCTTCGCCATAAAATCTGTATAATTCCCATAAAATAGCATACATGTTTATATctcaaaatcatattcaaaatagCAATTCCACAAATATACCACGTCAAATCTCAGcaagaaataagtaagccaggtgaaataaacCAATATGAAATGGTATGCCAGCTGGAGTCACCTAACATGACCTGTACAGCTGGATCTATAACTCATCAACTAGttctctgcacataagtcggaaccacctaaggtggtatgtacgacaaactggtgtaaataaatacacttAAGTGCTATGGTCACGTGAAGagtgtgcgaagtatcgcaagtcacctatgagttggaaccacctaaagtgggcTGTACGACAGATTGGCACTTGccttggatccaaagtgagcgtgtggtacgggaggtgaacgatcacgtgaatgCTAGGCCCTGTCCTCgagcggagcactaacaccggggtgcaggataataagCTTTAAATATATTTCAACACCATTATACTCACTACCATCATTACCATCAAAATaatcacctgaagcttacctgagcgtccgtAGCGTCAAGCAACAAAATATATAACCATACTAATCGTACATAGAGAgtatttgacatggcatttcaaaatataaaaccatttaattaagttttttgggaaaaataccaaatgtatatatatatatatatatactaaaaaccaaaagcccactcactgatatgtggaagggtcgtagcccccgagtctcgCTTGATAGCAATCTTCCtctggataggtctcacctatatgtgaaacaactatttaaatgttatttttaagcacataaccaaaactaggtaataacttctaatagattgctcaattagggtgtttgaatataccatcgaGGCCTACTCAACCttaggatcatccccatatttttgaaaaattttcCGATCACTCACGCATCGGCCAAGGCAGTGCCAGACGCGCCGCCACGCGTAGGCGTGTGCCTGGCACACTAAATGGAATCCCTaatggcgttagggaatattccgttaattAATGGAATATACCGTTAAATATACCTGACGCCGTTAATCGttgttaggaatattccatcaaagttgacgaaatattctccttctctttccttGGTTTGCTGGAGTCCGGCGCCGGCATCGTTGCGATCGCCGGTTTATGGAAAAACTTTAAAGCTTCATATCacactcatttttcaaccaaaatccatgaaattttcaccaaaatgaagctttcaaTAAGTAGAACAAGATCTTACCAATTTGGAGTCCTAACTTCAACAAGAAGTCGTCGAAAAATCCCTCGAAATTTCAGCTAAACCTGTAATCCCACTAATGAGCTTATCTCGACGTACAAATTTAACCAAAATTACTCTAAATCACTTAAGAAGTAGCGTAAATACCTTTTTGAGTCTTAGAACCAAAGAAAACCTCGACGATCACGTCGAGAAAACAGAACACCTCACTGGAGTTCGATAGTTctcacgatcccgacgtccgtTCCCCAACACAAAGGGTATGGCTCTGCTCCTGAGCTTGTGAGGAGTATGAAAACAACTACCAAAACCCCGATATGTGATTAGTGGGTAGGTTCGAAGTTGTTCGTACAGTTGTACGGAAATGGCAGAAAATCTgagaaggaaggagagagaggtcAACGGgtttgtgtgggtgtgtgtgtgtggtctagTTTGCAGCCAATCAAACAAAACCTTAAGTCTTTTAGTTCTAATTAGGTCCAATTAAGTAGGAATACAactaattggtccaaaaccttagcccatttacacacacacaacttAACGATTAAAGGGCATATAAGTCATTTCACACCATCGATaaaatatttcgggacgggttgtcacatgtATCCTTATTTTCACAATAGTTagaaaattctcaaaattttacACTATTTACTTAGGAAAACAAAAGTTAACCACAAACAAAACTACTTATTGCCAtgtaaggttctaaaagacactaTGTGCTTGTCAGGTGATGGGTTGGGGCCTAGTGCCTGGGCGGCTAGGCCGGGGCTTTGGtagactaggcggatttaagtaaatttattatatattgtataagtaagtgcctatttatacttaaaaaacacataattgtagacataaattgtaaaataaaatgacatatagattataaagtatttaaacatattgaaaacatggggaccaagtatataatgagtgttcatcgaAGTATTCAACTAGTCTCctacattttattgaaaaaaaaaaatacaaaatgaaagttatcgcTTTTTTGTTCAAGTGAGAGTCGTGACGTAGACGGGTTTAGACAGGCTAGGCGAGCGCCTAAGTAGCCTAGGTAGATGCCTAAGCGCGTCTAGGcacactttcttaattttccaaCGTCTAGGGACTAGTCAGGATGGTGGCTAGCCGCCTAATGCCTAGGAAGAGGCTAGGTAGGGCTAGGTGGCGCTAAGCagaaatttttagaatagtACTGTCATGAATTAAAAagctgaaaataaaataaaagaacaatgtttaatttaaaaaaaaatatattataggTCTTAAAATTAACCGGATAATCATCACTTCAATTACTTATCTAGGAGTTATGGGAATATGAATTTATAAGctaatttaaataatttgaatCTGATAATCTGATTATACACACGCTATCGATCCAAATTTGAATGGAGTAAATCCAATCTGAACCTTAGGGATATGTTATACTTTCTAAGTTTGATGAATGTATGGTAATTCCCCCGCGCAATTGCAACATTCGGTGCTTACATTGCACAAAAGTATACACTATGAAACATATAGCATTAGGGATTATAAATAGGCAGCTGGAGTTGAATCTATCCATGTTCATTGCGCAAGCAAACATTCAGTCACTCGTGAGCAATCCAAGTACTACATTATATCAAAAAATGCCTCCTTCCGACACAAATAACGACGAAAATGAGTCAATATACCAGGACCTCGTGGACTGTTGTCGGGAGAACGGGAATGAAGAGGCTTTGTTCTGACATGGAATGGATCACTACTTTGGCAGAGGAAGTACCAGCGGCGTGTTGGGATGAGAATGGCTGATGCACGCAGCCAACGGCGGGCATCCTTGCACATCGCTTGCTTATGGCTCGATTCTGGTGATGTTTGGAGGAGCCGATCTCGCAAGAGGTTTTAACACCATGTCTAATGCAGTTAATCCATCGAATTTACAGGAATGTAGGGACAGAATGGCTGAATATGTTGGAGGCATGCCGTATGTGAGCAAGGAACTGGTTTACAACACCATCTTGCTCTATTGTGAGCAAAAGCTACATTGTAGTGCACGCGGAGCTGATCTGGAAAACGACTGGATTGTTGGAGTGATGGAAGTCCCCACGATTGGACAAAAGCAAATCGGTTGGAATGAGGAATGGAAAGCCTGTGGTATGCATTGGGAGGTGTTCATATTTGGTATGCTTTTGTGTAGCCGATGGATGGACTaagcatgcatggcatttgtgCAGCAACACACGCTAGATTGTCCTAATGGATAGTCTTCTTCAATACACAGCATCTCGGgttcaaacatttttttattctcCCATTCACTTGGTGTAGCTTAAAATAATGATCTCGcttgtaataataataattaaaaaaagtatGCATGTTAGATTTTTGGTCCCTGAAGAGCAGATTTCTGAAGAAGATAATGCACAGTTCATCATTCAAACTAAAGGAACTACGGTGAAGGTACGATCCTTTCGTTATTAACATACCACTGAGAAAATAAAGAGTTCATTCAAGCATCAACAAATGACGATTCATCAACTGAAGTGTCATGCTACATCAAAATTTGGGGCTCTATTTTCTAATTTCTGCTCTAAAATCGACCTCCTATGTATACCGATTTTTCACCAACACGTCTccctgaaatttgaaatgacAAAAGATTATTTCCATGTGAAAGAATTCAAGGGAAAGATCATAGTGTGCCCCGGAAATAAGTGAAACAACTGCATCTGAATATGAACAAACATCTGAAACGATGCGGATTTTCATAGCCAACACCTTTTACCACAAGCCGATGAACTTCCACCAAATCCCTCCAACTCCAAGCCAAATAATGATGTTGACGACGGATATAAGGAATCCGTAACCCCACCACTTGGCAAGTGGAACGTAGTTAGCACCATAGAAAACAGGTGCTGACCCAATGCCGTAATGGGTAAGACCACCCATGAGGTTGGAGAGGAATGCAAGCACCATCGCTCCAAAGTATGGGGGAGTACCAAGAGCGGTAGAAACAGACAAGAAAGCTGTAAACATGGCACCGATATGAGCAGCTCCACTGGCGAAGAAGTAGTGAGAGTAGAAATATAGAAGAACCAGAATGCCAAAAGATGCTTGCCATGAAAGACCCAATCCGCCAACAAACTGTAAAAAGAGCAGAATAGTTGTTAATGATGACCAAAGGTAAAACCTACACTTTTGACCCACATGTTGACACACGTTTTTGTGGGGCTCATTCCATAATGTGTTTCAACGATCTGAACCTTCTATTTTTAGGTCTTCCCTCAAAGATATGTCTACCAAAAAGCACCCAAATCTAAAACCATATTACCGTTGGATTAAACTTAGTATTTCTTTGTAGAACCGTATTCGTCTATTTtattcactacaaatgaatgtgtTATCTATTACCGTTGGATTAAACTTAGTATTTCTTTGTAGAACTGTATTCGTCCATTTTATTCAGTACAAATGAATGtgttaataattttggatttgtctTTTTTTTGCGAGGATGATCTAGGAATGATGTACTTAAATACAGACGGTTCAGATCGTTGAAATGCATTATGAAATGAGCCCTATAAAATGGGTGTCAAAAGCGTGTGTCCCCGGATCCTAACCCATATTTGACACTGGTTTTCTCACTATTATCAAAGTAAAATGCGTGCACAGGGCACATCATATCTAATTTGGTCTGAGCCTCACGTCAGAAAATTCATCAAGGTTGAGGTCATATAGCAGGAGACACAATATTAGTGCGCCAATGCATATGCTTTACTAGAAGTAGATAATCTAGCAAATTGTAAATACAGTAGTTTACGCCAGTAAACAAAAACATCCTGAAATCAGATGATGGATAACCAGCGGATTGACTTGTGAACTAAGCAATTCTGAAAGGACCATAAATTAAGTTAGGATGAACCCTATTTTATGTTTCTGACCTAAAGTTTTTCACCACAGAAACAAAAGACAAATGTAATGCTAACCGAAACTTCCAACTATATTTATTACTTTTAATAGTGGTGATATCAGAAGCATGCACGAGTAGGTGACCAGTAAGCGGAAAGAAAGACAAACCTTAACTACGGTCTGGCTAAACCAAGAAATAAGACCGTATTTGTTGAGATACCCAGCCATTGCAATGAGTGCAGCAAACCAAGTAAGTGTATCCCAGGCCACTGATTCAGCTAAGCACTCCTTCCATGTAATAACACCAGTCACGAGGAGAACAGATAATCCAAGAATAGCAGCAGTAACAGCATCCACACTCAAAACTCCTCCAAAAATCCAAAGCCCAACCTGATGTTCTCAGAAAAAAAGAGGGTAACTATGAGCATAGATATTTTAAATGACACAATAGATTTACATATGCATCCAAGACACTTGCATACACGTGTTAGTAAGGGGATATAATTTATGACAATCAAGTGAATATTGCTGCACTAGTATTTCATGCTAAACTGCTAGAATAATCAGCATATAACCCCTACGCATGCCGTTGCAAAGGTGGTCAAAGGGAACACCAGCAACGTTAGGTTACCTAAGCACTAATTGACTAAATCCCACCCCATGACAAAAACTTAAAGTAGACGAGTCAAATTTGCAGGTGCTGAATACAGATCATGTCAAATGGGCATCTATATAAGAACCATTCTAGTGTATTATAAATGTGCAATTGACAGGATGGACCAATCAAATTGTCTAAGAAACATGCAAATTCAAAAACTGAAGGCACCTACAAACTTAGAACATTCAGCTTAAGCTTGTCAACGGAGATCAATGACACTGAATGTAAGCATGCCGATGATAACCAATTAAATTCTTGAAACTATTCAATCCAGAAACTTGTTACAGCCTCTTTCGAAAATAAGAGAGTGTCGTTATTCAATGTTGAAAATCATTTAAGTATGCTAGAGTAACTCAATGCGGCCGTCCTCAATGCATTTATACACCATACCCATTATTGTCAAATTTAACTTATAAAGCAACTTCAAAACATACCAAATTTGAAGCACACACAATCTACGAACAAACACAACAAACTAACAAcaaagaagaaatgagtaccGTAAGAAACAGAGTCCCGGCCATGATAATCTCATTGTTAGACATCGGCCCCATCTTCTCCAGCCTTTCCCTGGCAAGCTTTGGCGCATCCGGGCTGCTCTTCACCTCCGGCGGGTATATAATGTACAACAACAACGGCACCACAATCAACGACACCAAGCCGGGGACAATCGCCGCCTTGGCCCAATCCGTCCACCCAATCGTCTGCTTAATCGTGTTTAATGTCAAGTTGGCGCTCAAGGGGTTAGCAGCCATGGCCGTCAAGAACATTGCCGATGAAACCACCGAAGTCTGGAAGCACGTGAGCATCAACCACGACCCCAACTTACCCTCGGTCCCGTCGCCAACATTGCTGCCGCAGGCGACGCAGAGGGACTTCACCAACGGCAAGAAAATCCCACCGGCTCTGGCCGAGACAGAGGGGATCGCCGGTGCCAACAAGGCCTCGCTGAAGACCAGACTGTACCCTAACCCTAGAGAGGAGCTACCGAAGAGGGAGACGAACTGGTACGCAATTCGATTGCCAAGTCCAGTCTTGATGAAGCCTCGGGCGAAGAAGAAGGCGAGGGCGATGAGCCAGGGGATTGGATCTCCGAAGGCGGAGAAAGCGGCGGCGAAAGTCAGCGTTTTCGTGAGGACGGAGGCACCGAGGCCGAGCAAGGCGACGGCTCCGAGAGGCAGGGGCTGAGTAATGATACCGACGATGGTAGCGAGGAAAATGGAGAGGAGCTGCCACGCATTTTTAGTGACTCCGGCAGGAGTGGGAAAGAACCAGAGGATAAGTCCCGTCGCAATGGACGCGATTAGAGGCGTCATCGCCGCGCCCTGCCATGGTTCCTTGGCGGGAGTGATGGCGGACCCGCCGCTGGCTACAGTGGCCTTGACGGACAAGCCGCGGCGGGAGGGAGTGAAGTCGCGGGTTAAATTGGAGAGCTTGGGGGAGGAAATGAGGGGGGAGAGGGTTTTGTTGAAACCGAGGGCGTCGCTTTTGAGGGAGTTTCGACGAGTTTGGGAGGCAGGAAACGGCTTTAGTAGTAAAGATTTGGGGAAGGGAGTGCGGGATCTGAGGGAGGGGAAGGTGGGGGTGGTGGCGGCGGTGGTGAGGGCGAGGGACGCCATCTGGATGGCGGAGGATGGGATATGCTGCTGTGGAGCTCAGAGAAGCAGCGAGAGCAGGAGCAGCTGTGTTGGTAGTTAAAGAGAGAAATTGTCGAAATGGAGGGGCTCAAAGGGGAGGGGTATTTGTGTCAAAGTGGGAGAGAAATGTGTGCTGTTGAATTGACATCTAAAGCGTGGATTGGAGATTGGAAAGAACGCAGCGGCTTTGGAAATGTCGTTTCAACCGGCTGGCAGTTGGTAGTTTGAAAATCGAAATGTCCGTCTAAAGTCTTTTAACATCCTCCATTTCTCTAGCTTTATGAATCTAatgatatttctttttacttgtaaATAATAGATTTATATTCGATTTTTGTTAAAgaagaatttgaactacattattgctaaccatTGTGAAGTTAAGCATATTCTCTTccctagtgtaaataatattattcaaaagaaaaaaaaaatcatctattCCTCTTGACCACCGATTCTTATGAGAAGAGGATCCACATATTACGTGACATAATCTAATAATATACTGTTATATTACGTGACATAATctaagtaaatgaataattgaATAATTGAAGAGGATCCATATATTACGCGACATAATctaagtaaatgaataattgaaaataatttttttttttatcattatgtgatattttaatttaataatgTACTGTTATTTGTagactgacacaccccgatcctagaatcaagacgtgctggccgtcacgtgagcgtgacgtaaccaaaagtgtgatgcggaagcaaaagataaaagaattacgaaggaataaaaaccaactactagcaataataaccaACTAGCAtactagagtgagtttaagtgtgaaacacacatgttcagagcataagtactaggtgcagtcaagtaggaacattactaaattacaacacccgaaggtgagtcctacatgaggagtctgtcagaacgccgtggG
Protein-coding regions in this window:
- the LOC126590516 gene encoding dicarboxylate transporter 1, chloroplastic-like; amino-acid sequence: MASLALTTAATTPTFPSLRSRTPFPKSLLLKPFPASQTRRNSLKSDALGFNKTLSPLISSPKLSNLTRDFTPSRRGLSVKATVASGGSAITPAKEPWQGAAMTPLIASIATGLILWFFPTPAGVTKNAWQLLSIFLATIVGIITQPLPLGAVALLGLGASVLTKTLTFAAAFSAFGDPIPWLIALAFFFARGFIKTGLGNRIAYQFVSLFGSSSLGLGYSLVFSEALLAPAIPSVSARAGGIFLPLVKSLCVACGSNVGDGTEGKLGSWLMLTCFQTSVVSSAMFLTAMAANPLSANLTLNTIKQTIGWTDWAKAAIVPGLVSLIVVPLLLYIIYPPEVKSSPDAPKLARERLEKMGPMSNNEIIMAGTLFLTVGLWIFGGVLSVDAVTAAILGLSVLLVTGVITWKECLAESVAWDTLTWFAALIAMAGYLNKYGLISWFSQTVVKFVGGLGLSWQASFGILVLLYFYSHYFFASGAAHIGAMFTAFLSVSTALGTPPYFGAMVLAFLSNLMGGLTHYGIGSAPVFYGANYVPLAKWWGYGFLISVVNIIIWLGVGGIWWKFIGLW